Proteins encoded in a region of the Atopobium sp. oral taxon 416 genome:
- a CDS encoding S10 family peptidase, with product MADEPAPESKAQKRPSELYISYPAPERLSVPEPASKVLAYRAGGNEFKYQARAGHLDVRSNAGQSLSQMFALSFVRLKGQEPDPQRPVTFAYNGGPGCCSVPVDFGGFGPLKVKSNGMHHLDAYAPLEQNPYSFLPFTDLVFLDAPGTGFSTVAEDVDPKKIFGVDGDADAFCRAIMRWLEENDRWGSPVYLLGESYGTVRNAVLMRKLGEASVKVTGVTMLSSIFDFVQADEGEDLYYLGMVPSFAATAHYFKKAGQSVEEDEWFDQAVAWNEDVYAPALLKGDRISQEQQQRVADEMSGFIGLPADLIMRNHLRIKLDCFRKNLLRDEGKVIGRLDMRFTSAAPLATQDSSDWFAGEDAADDANDANMVSAFRNFLRSTLGYKNPAVYLGSNYEGVGTKWNWTHLEPGTMYPADTPNVSLDIAVALKRNPTMKISFLGGRYDAATTYWNTVHDMSCLYLPEDLKQRIEFHRYGCGHMAYIDLPTLKQIYKDEEKFYQKR from the coding sequence ATGGCAGACGAACCAGCACCGGAGTCGAAGGCCCAAAAGAGGCCTTCCGAGCTCTATATCAGCTACCCCGCGCCGGAGCGCCTGAGCGTCCCGGAGCCCGCGAGCAAGGTCTTGGCCTACAGAGCAGGAGGCAATGAATTTAAGTATCAGGCCAGGGCAGGGCACCTCGATGTGCGCTCAAACGCTGGACAATCCCTAAGCCAGATGTTTGCCCTCAGCTTTGTAAGGCTGAAGGGTCAGGAGCCGGATCCTCAGCGCCCGGTGACCTTTGCCTACAACGGTGGCCCGGGCTGCTGCTCGGTGCCAGTCGACTTCGGCGGCTTTGGGCCTCTGAAGGTCAAGAGCAACGGGATGCACCACCTCGACGCCTATGCGCCGCTCGAGCAGAATCCCTATTCCTTCCTACCGTTTACCGATTTGGTATTCCTTGATGCGCCGGGAACCGGCTTCTCGACGGTCGCTGAGGATGTAGACCCGAAGAAGATCTTCGGCGTTGATGGGGACGCGGATGCCTTCTGCCGCGCGATCATGCGCTGGCTTGAAGAGAACGACCGCTGGGGGAGCCCGGTGTACCTGCTCGGTGAGTCCTACGGTACCGTCAGAAACGCCGTGCTGATGCGCAAGCTCGGCGAGGCGAGCGTGAAGGTCACCGGTGTCACGATGCTCTCCTCCATCTTTGACTTCGTTCAGGCAGACGAAGGGGAGGACCTTTACTATCTGGGTATGGTGCCGAGCTTTGCCGCCACGGCTCACTACTTCAAGAAAGCCGGACAGAGCGTCGAAGAGGATGAGTGGTTCGATCAGGCAGTGGCCTGGAACGAGGATGTCTATGCTCCGGCACTATTGAAAGGTGATCGCATCAGCCAAGAGCAGCAGCAGAGAGTCGCAGACGAAATGAGCGGCTTTATCGGCCTGCCCGCTGACCTCATTATGCGTAACCACCTGCGCATCAAGCTCGACTGCTTCCGCAAGAATCTCTTGCGTGACGAGGGAAAAGTCATCGGTCGTCTCGATATGCGCTTCACCTCTGCAGCACCGCTGGCCACGCAGGACAGCTCTGATTGGTTTGCAGGAGAAGACGCTGCCGACGACGCGAATGACGCAAACATGGTCAGCGCCTTCAGGAACTTCTTGCGCTCAACGTTGGGCTATAAGAACCCGGCAGTCTATCTGGGCAGCAACTATGAGGGTGTAGGCACCAAGTGGAACTGGACGCACCTGGAGCCGGGCACGATGTATCCGGCGGATACACCCAATGTCTCGCTTGATATCGCCGTCGCTTTGAAGCGTAATCCGACCATGAAGATCTCCTTCTTGGGCGGACGCTACGATGCGGCAACCACCTATTGGAATACAGTGCACGATATGTCATGCCTCTATCTCCCTGAGGACTTGAAGCAGCGCATCGAATTCCACCGTTACGGCTGCGGCCACATGGCCTACATCGATCTCCCGACCTTGAAGCAGATCTATAAGGACGAGGAGAAGTTCTACCAGAAGCGCTAG
- a CDS encoding KUP/HAK/KT family potassium transporter, with translation MSRADQTLSRGRRTKRSAGAIPLSMGMILVTLGVVYGDIGTSPMYTMKAIIAGNGGLATIDEDVILGALSLIIWTITLITTVKYVLIAMKADNHNEGGIFALYSLVRKCAKWLIIPAMIGGAALLADGILTPAVTITTAIEGLRTIDIGQALIGDNQNIVIGITIVIMCILFFIQRAGTSSIGKAFGPIMTVWFFFLGIAGLVNMGGNLSILRALDPLRAIIFLFSDKNAAGMMVLGNVFLCTTGAEALYSDMGHVGKSNIYASWPFVKICLIFNYLGQGAWVLANKNNAALQAIPDMNPFFEMLAANMRPFAVVLSTLAAIIASQALITGSFSIVSEAIRLDLMPHMKITYPSETKGQLYIPLVNNLMWVCCIIVVLLFRTSSHMEAAYGLAITLTMLMTTILLHIYLSRIQHHKVGSWIFLVFFGLIETTFFISSLTKFTHGGYFTVLLAALIFMVMYVWRRGTAIERTQSVYLPIKDYIGQLAELRDDNSYEYAADNLVFLTNDSSPDKLDRDILYSILDKRPKRAHAYWFLNVLVTDEPKTLEYSVNNFGTDFIFKVQLRLGFRINQRVNAYIRQIVGDLVNSHELAPQDHHYSIYRKPSSVGDFHFCLIRKSLTPETALSGGDYTVMSMKYAIRQLCGSAARWYGLENSNIIYEFVPLFTRAKATPMLRRVAPPDTSDTMPKPHNKENAEDEGDIFSDSVADTTQTMAKVTEQDLIGGDTASFRPVNEEDLEDEGESQGDSDTSSEDFDYNSK, from the coding sequence ATGAGTCGTGCAGATCAAACGCTTTCACGTGGTCGCAGGACTAAACGAAGCGCAGGCGCAATCCCACTGAGCATGGGAATGATTCTGGTCACACTCGGTGTGGTCTACGGCGACATCGGTACATCACCGATGTACACGATGAAGGCCATCATCGCCGGCAACGGCGGCTTGGCTACCATCGATGAGGATGTGATCTTAGGAGCGCTCTCCCTCATCATCTGGACCATCACCCTGATCACTACGGTCAAATACGTCCTGATCGCGATGAAGGCAGACAACCACAACGAGGGCGGTATCTTTGCCCTCTACTCGTTGGTGCGAAAATGCGCCAAATGGCTGATCATCCCCGCTATGATCGGCGGCGCCGCGCTGCTCGCAGACGGCATTTTGACCCCAGCTGTGACGATTACGACAGCGATCGAGGGCCTGCGTACCATCGATATCGGCCAAGCACTGATCGGTGACAATCAAAACATCGTGATCGGCATCACGATCGTGATCATGTGCATTTTGTTCTTTATCCAGCGTGCCGGTACCTCGAGCATCGGCAAGGCTTTCGGCCCGATCATGACAGTATGGTTCTTCTTCTTAGGGATCGCCGGCCTGGTCAACATGGGCGGAAACCTCAGCATTCTGCGCGCCCTCGACCCCCTGCGCGCTATTATCTTCCTGTTCTCCGACAAGAACGCAGCCGGCATGATGGTCTTGGGCAACGTCTTTCTGTGCACCACCGGCGCTGAGGCTCTCTACTCCGATATGGGCCACGTCGGCAAGTCCAACATCTATGCCTCTTGGCCGTTCGTGAAGATCTGCCTGATCTTCAACTACCTGGGCCAGGGCGCCTGGGTTCTGGCAAACAAGAACAACGCCGCGCTGCAGGCGATCCCGGACATGAACCCATTCTTTGAGATGCTCGCCGCAAACATGCGTCCGTTCGCTGTAGTCCTTTCAACGCTGGCGGCAATCATCGCCTCCCAGGCTCTGATCACCGGCTCCTTCTCCATTGTCTCTGAGGCAATCCGCCTCGACTTGATGCCGCACATGAAGATCACCTATCCGTCCGAGACCAAAGGCCAGCTCTATATCCCGCTGGTCAATAACCTGATGTGGGTCTGCTGCATCATCGTCGTCCTGCTCTTCAGAACCTCTTCCCACATGGAAGCGGCCTACGGCCTGGCCATCACGCTGACGATGCTGATGACAACGATCCTGCTGCACATCTACCTGTCGAGGATTCAACACCACAAGGTCGGCTCTTGGATTTTCCTCGTCTTTTTCGGCCTGATCGAGACCACCTTCTTCATCTCCAGCCTGACCAAGTTCACACATGGCGGCTACTTCACCGTCCTGCTTGCGGCGCTCATCTTTATGGTCATGTACGTCTGGCGCCGCGGCACCGCAATCGAGCGTACCCAGTCCGTCTATCTGCCCATCAAGGACTACATCGGACAGCTCGCTGAGCTGCGCGACGATAACTCCTACGAGTACGCCGCAGACAACCTGGTATTCTTGACCAACGACTCCTCGCCGGACAAGCTGGACCGCGATATTCTCTACTCCATCCTGGACAAGCGCCCGAAGCGCGCACACGCCTATTGGTTCTTGAACGTGCTCGTCACCGATGAGCCGAAGACCTTGGAGTACTCAGTCAACAACTTCGGTACCGACTTTATCTTCAAGGTGCAGCTGAGGCTTGGCTTCAGAATCAACCAGCGTGTCAACGCCTACATCAGACAGATCGTCGGTGACCTGGTGAACAGCCACGAGCTGGCTCCGCAGGACCACCACTATTCGATCTACCGTAAGCCGAGCTCCGTGGGCGACTTCCACTTCTGCCTGATCCGTAAGTCCCTGACCCCTGAGACCGCGCTTTCCGGTGGCGACTACACAGTCATGAGCATGAAGTATGCGATCCGTCAGCTCTGCGGCTCCGCTGCACGCTGGTACGGCCTTGAGAATTCCAACATCATCTACGAGTTCGTGCCACTTTTCACCCGTGCCAAGGCCACCCCGATGCTGCGCCGCGTCGCTCCGCCTGACACTTCAGATACGATGCCGAAGCCGCACAACAAGGAGAATGCCGAGGACGAAGGCGATATCTTCTCCGACAGTGTAGCGGATACGACCCAGACGATGGCGAAAGTCACCGAGCAGGACCTCATCGGCGGTGACACCGCGTCATTCCGCCCAGTCAATGAGGAAGACCTCGAGGATGAGGGCGAGTCCCAGGGCGACAGCGATACGTCTTCAGAGGACTTTGACTACAACAGCAAGTAG
- a CDS encoding transposase, which produces MCRREGPGSDTRTSYPKNELPCACGIVDEMLVQAYSCTQEQDMCAAMERIVDTCRCTKDRHSARVARLAEGHRGGIVAPARRHISSGRVEGTNCMIETLKRAG; this is translated from the coding sequence TTGTGTAGAAGGGAGGGGCCAGGAAGCGATACGAGGACCTCATATCCAAAAAACGAGCTGCCCTGCGCCTGCGGCATCGTAGATGAGATGCTCGTGCAGGCCTACTCGTGCACGCAGGAGCAGGACATGTGCGCTGCCATGGAGAGGATCGTGGACACGTGCCGCTGCACGAAAGACAGGCATTCCGCCAGGGTTGCCCGCCTCGCAGAGGGACACAGGGGAGGGATCGTTGCCCCTGCCCGCCGCCATATCAGCAGCGGCAGGGTCGAAGGGACCAATTGCATGATCGAGACGCTCAAGAGGGCAGGCTAG
- a CDS encoding transposase: MNADFECAFLKRCLHLDIVYEHFHLAKNFNEKVICKVRKDRQARLSKEELTGKARALKHSKYILMSCTDTRDREERDALEGKLVSRGSALFGKEEIV; encoded by the coding sequence ATGAACGCTGACTTCGAGTGCGCCTTCCTTAAGAGGTGCTTGCACCTAGACATCGTATACGAGCACTTCCACCTCGCGAAGAACTTCAACGAGAAGGTGATCTGTAAGGTCAGGAAGGATAGACAGGCAAGGCTTTCGAAGGAGGAGCTTACAGGCAAAGCCCGCGCGCTCAAGCACTCCAAGTACATCCTTATGTCTTGCACGGACACCAGGGACAGAGAAGAGCGCGACGCCCTTGAGGGCAAGCTCGTCTCCAGGGGAAGCGCCCTTTTCGGCAAGGAGGAGATTGTGTAG
- a CDS encoding HAD-IIB family hydrolase, with translation MDVKIVFSDLDDTLLTTDKHLAPETRRALRALGVRGIEFVPCSGRALSGISQDILGLEACHYAVCSNGAAVVKISDGQALHRSSLGFERTSRLYEMLKGFRITFDCFIDGVVYAQKDRFAYLDEIDLPPNTRYITKLTRTVIDRSIPEFLQRKQEEHGNLERLTMYYHDDQERDAILTAVELDPTLIWTSSVPHDIEVMDRNAGKDNGLKWLCGYLNIPITSSVAFGDGLNDANMLKAAGLGVAVANAVREAKRSADKVVATNDDLGVAQTLQELLKD, from the coding sequence TTGGATGTAAAGATTGTTTTCTCAGATCTCGATGACACACTGTTGACGACCGACAAGCACCTGGCGCCTGAAACAAGGCGGGCACTGCGTGCGCTCGGGGTGCGTGGCATCGAGTTTGTTCCTTGCTCCGGCAGAGCCTTGAGCGGGATTTCCCAAGATATTCTGGGCCTCGAGGCCTGCCACTATGCGGTGTGCTCCAACGGTGCCGCTGTAGTGAAGATCTCCGACGGGCAGGCCCTGCACCGCAGTTCTCTGGGCTTTGAACGGACCTCTCGGCTCTATGAGATGCTCAAGGGCTTCAGGATCACCTTCGACTGCTTTATCGATGGGGTGGTCTATGCCCAGAAGGATCGCTTTGCCTATCTCGATGAGATTGACCTGCCACCCAATACGCGCTACATCACCAAATTGACCCGTACAGTGATTGATCGCTCTATTCCGGAGTTTCTGCAGAGGAAGCAGGAGGAGCATGGCAACCTCGAGCGGCTCACGATGTACTACCACGATGATCAGGAGCGGGACGCGATTCTCACGGCAGTCGAGCTTGACCCGACTCTCATCTGGACAAGTTCGGTGCCCCACGATATTGAGGTGATGGACCGCAATGCCGGCAAAGACAACGGATTGAAGTGGCTCTGTGGGTACCTCAACATCCCGATAACCTCCTCCGTGGCCTTTGGGGATGGCCTTAACGATGCGAACATGCTCAAAGCTGCCGGGCTTGGGGTAGCGGTCGCCAATGCGGTTCGTGAGGCTAAGCGAAGTGCCGATAAGGTAGTGGCTACCAACGACGATCTGGGCGTTGCTCAGACGCTCCAGGAGCTTCTGAAAGACTAA
- a CDS encoding citrate synthase — translation MTQSKPDKDKQDKGTSPENTPGDAKREKNPKKATVPFEFSPQEYPPDTYPIPSVELGRPPVSDQLYVGFCSIDEVPNELFEKYDVKRGLRNADGSGVLVGLTTISNVHGYNKVNGKLVPDKGDLIYRGYHIDDLVSHPQEEDRFGYEEIAYLLIAGALPTQDQLDDFNARIDSRRLLPEDFFYHFPPKTQSHSIMNIMARSTLMLYAFDKTPDDISPTHEVDVAISMLARLPRIATIAHALYQAKKDDTKLLVPPPREGYSMAESVLDVLRGDEGFTHEEAMMLDIMLMLHAEHGGGNNSTFSCRVLSSSNTDAYSAYAAAMGSLKGPRHGGANTKVGYMVDDIANHVKDWDNEDEIAAYLTQIVQGKAFDHSGLIYGLGHAVYTLSDPRAQLVKRYARKLAKDKGQEDRLNLIEKIEKLGPEVMRDVKGTKKPICANIDLYTGFVYSMLGIPEDMYTPVFAIARMAGWAAHRMEELYGANRIIRPAYNPYMPDNEYVDIKDR, via the coding sequence GTGACACAGAGTAAGCCTGATAAGGACAAACAGGACAAGGGCACATCGCCCGAGAATACGCCGGGTGATGCAAAGCGGGAAAAAAATCCGAAAAAGGCGACTGTTCCTTTTGAGTTCTCTCCTCAAGAGTATCCCCCTGATACATACCCGATACCCTCCGTTGAGCTTGGGCGCCCGCCCGTCTCTGACCAACTCTATGTCGGATTCTGTTCCATCGACGAGGTGCCCAACGAGCTCTTTGAGAAATACGATGTCAAACGTGGTCTGAGAAACGCGGACGGCTCCGGTGTGTTGGTTGGCCTCACCACGATCTCAAACGTGCACGGCTACAACAAAGTCAACGGCAAACTGGTCCCTGACAAGGGCGACCTGATTTACCGTGGTTACCACATTGATGATCTGGTGAGTCATCCCCAGGAAGAGGATCGGTTCGGGTACGAGGAGATTGCCTACCTGCTGATCGCCGGCGCCCTACCGACGCAGGATCAGCTCGATGACTTCAACGCCCGTATCGATTCGAGGCGGTTGCTGCCGGAGGACTTCTTCTACCATTTTCCGCCAAAGACCCAGTCCCATTCGATCATGAATATTATGGCCCGCTCGACACTCATGCTCTATGCCTTCGATAAGACGCCGGATGATATCTCTCCGACCCATGAGGTCGATGTCGCAATCTCCATGCTGGCGCGTCTGCCGCGGATCGCAACGATCGCGCATGCGCTCTATCAGGCGAAGAAGGACGACACCAAGCTTTTGGTGCCGCCTCCCCGTGAGGGCTACTCGATGGCAGAGTCTGTCCTGGATGTCCTGCGCGGCGATGAGGGCTTCACGCACGAGGAAGCCATGATGCTCGACATAATGCTGATGCTGCACGCGGAGCACGGCGGCGGCAACAACTCCACCTTCTCTTGCCGTGTGCTGTCCTCCTCCAACACCGATGCCTATTCTGCCTATGCGGCGGCTATGGGTTCGCTCAAGGGGCCGAGGCACGGTGGCGCCAACACCAAGGTCGGCTATATGGTCGACGATATCGCGAACCACGTAAAAGACTGGGACAATGAGGACGAAATCGCTGCCTATCTGACCCAGATCGTCCAGGGCAAGGCCTTTGATCACTCCGGTCTGATCTACGGGTTGGGCCACGCGGTCTATACGCTCTCTGACCCCCGCGCACAGCTTGTGAAGCGCTACGCTCGCAAGCTCGCAAAGGACAAGGGGCAGGAAGACCGCCTGAACCTGATCGAGAAGATCGAAAAGCTTGGCCCTGAGGTCATGCGCGACGTCAAGGGTACCAAGAAGCCGATCTGCGCCAACATCGACCTCTATACTGGCTTTGTGTACTCGATGCTCGGTATTCCGGAGGATATGTACACCCCGGTCTTCGCGATCGCGCGTATGGCTGGTTGGGCCGCGCACCGTATGGAGGAACTCTACGGTGCCAACCGCATCATCCGTCCAGCGTACAACCCCTATATGCCTGATAACGAATATGTCGATATCAAGGACCGTTAG
- a CDS encoding ACT domain-containing protein has product MRKHNDMGYTEDSGTENRAIITVLGEDRPGIVAAVTGILSEHEVNILDISQTILQGTFSMTMLVDVAEMNVSFKALQAELADLAQKIKVQITCQREDVFRYMYRL; this is encoded by the coding sequence ATGAGAAAGCACAATGATATGGGATATACGGAAGATAGCGGCACAGAGAACCGCGCCATCATCACGGTTCTGGGGGAAGACCGACCGGGCATCGTTGCCGCGGTAACGGGCATACTTTCCGAGCACGAGGTCAATATTTTGGACATCTCGCAGACCATTCTGCAAGGGACGTTTTCGATGACGATGCTCGTGGATGTGGCGGAGATGAACGTATCGTTTAAAGCGCTGCAGGCAGAACTCGCAGACCTCGCGCAGAAGATCAAGGTACAGATCACGTGCCAGCGCGAAGATGTTTTTCGATACATGTACCGTCTATGA